From a single Cotesia glomerata isolate CgM1 linkage group LG6, MPM_Cglom_v2.3, whole genome shotgun sequence genomic region:
- the LOC123267303 gene encoding uncharacterized protein LOC123267303: MGNNSRKSESFESNSSQRSSQCLNCPLCNLKNDEFQHYIEFLQGVVGFLKGHGCSSSSSSKTFVETNDSPASCPSASGSKMPWNLSGPRKVELHPMSDVYIESCELEYLKTKYTYDSKEMSRQIFKKVIGTDNLLKMSRTGGNGWTRLPNDVLTAVYGFISKNARPKLSAAEFERCVTLMFTSLRPGQQKK; this comes from the exons ATGGGAAATAATTCTCGTAAAAGTGAGTCATTTGAGAGTAATAGTTCACAGAGGAGTTCCCAATGTCTTAACTGTCCTTTGtgtaacttaaaaaatgatg aatttcaaCATTACATTGAATTCTTGCAAGGCGTCGTCGGATTCCTCAAAGGTCACGGTTGTTCTTCATCTTCATCCTCTAAAACGTTTGTTGAAACGAACGATTCTCCGGCATCTTGTCCTTCAGCGAGTGGTTCTAAGATGCCATGGAACTTATCGGGGCCTCGAAAG gtTGAATTGCATCCAATGAGTGATGTCTACATTGAATCATGCGAGTTAGAGTACCTCAAAACCAAATACACTTATGACTCGAAAGAAATGTCGAGACAGATTTTCAAGAAAGTTATTGGGACAGAcaatctactaaaaatgagCCGCACGGGTGGAAACGGGTGGACACGGTTGCCAAATGATGTATTAACTGCTGTTTACG GTTTTATTTCAAAGAATGCTCGGCCAAAACTGTCAGCAGCTGAATTTGAACGGTGTGTCACCCTCATGTTTACTTCCCTGAGACCTGGACagcaaaaaaagtaa